Part of the Paenibacillus kyungheensis genome, CAACAATTGAATGAAGCCCAGTTGATCGAATTAGCTTACAATGATCCACTAACAGGACTGTCTAATCGATTTCAATTTAATCGCAAATTATGGATGGCTGTCGATAAAGCAAATGAAGATGGTACTAAAGTGGTTGTGATGCAGATTGATCTGGATCATTTCAAATGGATTAACGATACGATGGGTCATTCTGCTGGAGATATTTTGTTACGACATGTCGCTCAGCTTTTACAAGAATATGTACCTCCTCATGCTGTTGTAGCTCGTATGGGTGGGGATGAGTTCTCTATTATGATTGAACTCGCTTCAGGAGAAGGTGAGCAGTTGGCGATCGATATTGCGAATCAGATTATACATGCTTTTGAACAACAGGTCGTTATCGTAGGCAAATATTATAGAGTTTCTTGTAGTATCGGTATTAGTATTTCTCCTGATGATGGAGAAGATTCGGAAACGTTACTACGTCATGCAGATACAGCGATGTATGTAGCCAAACGTTCCGGTCGCAACCAATATCATATATTTACCAAACAGCTCAAAAGATTAGCTGAAAAGCACCTATTATTGCAACAAGGGTTAGAGAATGCACTAAGTCTTGGAGAGTTCTCTCTTGTGTATCAACCTCAAGTCGATAGTCGTACTCAACAAGTATTTGGAGTAGAAGCGTTGTTACGATGGAGTTCACCTGATCTGGGGATTGTCTCACCTGTCGATTTTATTCCGATTGCAGAACAAAATGGAACGATTCGTCAAATTGGAGAATGGGTGATGAGAGAAGCTGCTTATCAAGCCGCCGCATGGATTCAAGCAGGGCACACAGATTTACAAATATCTGTTAACGTATCGGCTAGTCAATTAAGCGATCCTAACTTTGCTAACAAAGTAGAGGCTATCCTTAAAGAAACCGGATTACCAGCTCATCTGTTATGTCTGGAGTTTACAGAAAGCGAAGCGATTCGAGAAGAAGAACAAATCTTGAAAGTGTGCAAATCGATTGTAGATATGGGCGTCGTGTTGGCTGTCGATGATTTTGGTACAGGATATTCATCATTACGAACAATCACCCGTTTTCCATTCCAATTTATAAAAATCGATCGTTCATTGATCTATGATATCGGAACCAATCCACGAAATGTGGCAGTAGTTCGTTCAGTTATCGAATTAGCTCAGCAATTGAATATGAACGTGATTGCCGAAGGCGCAGAGATGGCAGAGCAAGTAGAAATGTTATCTCAACTAGGCTGTTTTCAAATTCAAGGATATTATTATGGCAAACCAATGAGAGCCAAAGATATCGAACGCAAGTTATATCGTGATTTGGAAGAAAATACGCGTATTGATCAAGCTTTATAACGATAGAAAAGCAGTTCGCCTGTCATGAGGAAGAACTGCTTTTTGTTATATTCTGAAATACATAGATTATCTGATAACCAAAAGTTTTGATTTTTTGGAGTTGAACATATATGCTACGATTAGATTGAAATATAACATCTGAATCAAAGTATCGTATCATTATATTGAAAAAGGATGGATAAGGAGGAATACGGTTGACATTGCAGCAGCTACGGTATGCGATCGAAATTGCGAATTGCGGTTCGATGAATGAAGCAGCCAAACGTCTTTTTATTTCTCAACCGAGCCTTTCCAACGCGATTAAAGAACTTGAAAATGAGTTAGGCATTACTATCTTTGATCGTACCAATCGAGGAATTAGTATTTCTATCGATGGAATGGAGTTTCTCGGTTATGCGCGTCAGATCATTGAGCAGACAGAACTGATCGAAAACCGCTATCATGGTAAAAATCGTACACAAATTCATTTTTCGGTATCTACACAACATTATGCGTTTGTGGTAGATGCGTTTGTCAAATTGATGAAGCAAAGTGATGTGAACGAATACAGTTTTCATTTACGAGAAACACAGACGTATCCGATTATTGAAGATGTGCGCTCTCTGCGTAGTGATATCGGCATTTTGTATATTAATGAACGTAACTTCAAAGTGATGAATAAACTTTTTAGTGATGGTAATCTGAAATTTACCCCTTTGTTTAACACGAGTCCGCATATTCTGATTCATAGCAGACATCCATTAGCTAATCAAGAAACAGTGAAGATGGAGGACTTACTTGGCTTTCCGTATATTACATTTGAACAGGGAGTTAACAATTCATTACACTTTTCTGAAGAAATGCTCAGTATTCGAAGCAACGACAAAAGTATTAAAGTAAGCGACCGCGCTACATTGTCTAATCTATTAATAGGTACAGATGGATATACGATCGGGACAGGTATTCTTGTGTCTGAACTTAATGGACATCAGTTAATCTCGATACCTGTTGAAACCAATGAAACAGTAACGATTGGCTGGATTGCTCATAAAGATCGACAACCTAGTGAAATAACAGCTCAATATATCGAATTACTTAATGATATGATTTCTCAGAACTTACTTGATCTGAACCAGTTCTTATTATGATTACACTTATACAGGAGGATTCTATGCTCAATCCAGTCATCGGTACCAAACGAAACAAGCCTCCTTTTCGCTATGATATTGTTGGAAGCTTTTTAAGACCGGACGATCTGAAAGATGCTCGTCTACAATATGAACAAGGTGAAATGAATGCCGAGCAATTATCGGTTATCGAATATGCAGAAATTGCTCAATTGGTAGATAAGCAAAAAGCTTTGGGATTGCAAGTGATTACAGATGGAGAATTTCATCGTTCCTGGTGGCATCTAGATTTCTTTCTCGGTATTCAAGGTACTCAGAAGATCTATCTCAATCAGGGGACAGGTGGACAGGATAGCAAAACACGCACAGAAAGTTTTCAAATTGTAGATAAAATCTCTTTTGCACATCATCCCATGTTAGCGCACTTTCGTGAATTGCAACAATTAGCAGGAGATCATATTGCTAAAATGACGATTCCTTCGCCAGCGTTATTTCATTTTGTAGAACATTATAACGGCAATGATGTGTATTCTGATCAAGAAGAGTTGTTTGCTGATATTATCAAAGTCTATCAACAAGCGATTCAAGCGTTTTATGATGCAGGTTGTCGTTATTTACAATTAGATGATACTACATGGGGGACACTGTGTAGTGGCAGACATCGGGTGCATTTGCGTAGTCGAGGACTTGATCCAGATCAATTAGCCGAAGACTATGTACGCTTAATCAATGAAAGTATAGCTCATCGTCCAGATGATATGGTGATTGCACTTCATGTATGTCGGGGCAATCTGCGCTCGACATGGTTTGCCGCAGGTGGTTATGAACCGATTGCTGAGACTTTATTTGCTCAGGCACAAGTCGATGCTTTTTTTCTTGAATATGATAATGAACGTTCAGGAGGATTTGAGCCATTACGCTTTATCCAAGATCAATTTGTAGTACTCGGCCTAGTCACGACCAAGCATGGAGGACTTGAAAGTAAAGAAATGCTCAAAACCAGAATAGCTGAAGCCGCTCAGGTAGTAGACCTGAATCAACTCTGTCTAAGCACCCAATGTGGATTTGCTTCGACAGAAGAAGGTAATATGTTAACCGAAGAAGAACAGTGGGATAAGATTCGCTTAGTGATCGAAACAGCTAATGAAGTATGGACACAGCCTAGTTCTTAATTTGAAGGGTAACGGAAGATTGTAGTGAATCTTAGCATGATAAGCTTTACGATCATATCAACATGGCTATCATTAGGATAGAAATAAATAAAAAGGACTTGCTATGATACATTGAGCAGGTCCTTTTTTGATGTGCCTATTACTTTATTCATCTTCAATAATATAACCCTGTCCAAGTGACTTGCTCTCAAAACCAGCCATATGACGACCTTGATAGCGTATAGGTTGATGACCAGCTATAATAATCATATTTTGCGTATCAGATGTTCCTTCAGCCGGAAGAGCAAAACACTCGATACAGATATACACTTCACACAATGTAGTGTATATCGCATTAATGATCCGATCATGATTAGCTTTACCAATCAGATTAATCATCAAATATCCTGTATCATGTAACTTGGTAGCCGTCATTTGAAAAAACGATCTAGAGATTAAATGTTGAGGAGTGCCTTCTGTCGTAAAAGCGTCTAAAATAATATAATCATACTGGTGATCATTTTCAGCCGATAATAATACTCTTCCGTCTCCGATCTGGACATTATCCAGTGTGTAATGAAAATAAGTCTGACTTAGCTCAAGCACCAGCGGATCTATTTCAGCAATGCGAAATGACTTGGTCGGATAGTGACTCGCAATCGTTCCTATGCCATGCCCGATAACAAAGACATCTTGAAACTCTGAATTGTTAAGCTCCATCAGATGAATCATAGCACGCGGATACTCAAATAGAATCCGATCAGGATGCTGAAGATCAATCGCACCTTGTATGTCTTCATTAGCAAATTGAAGAATTCGAAAGCATCCTTTTTCATTATAAAATTCATTAGTTTCATATACAGAAAGTTGATTTTCTTTTTGAAATAATAGTTGCAAGATAGTATGCTCCTTACTGAATTAAGTGATCAATTGTGTGGCGGAAAAAGGATAAATAAACACTCTATAATCATAACAAATTGTGCAATATGGTTCATTATACATATAGTTGGTGAATCATAGAATAGAACAAGCTAACATTAAAAAATACATTTTTGGAGGTTACCATCATGGCTAAAATTGCTGTCGAAAAACCATTTGACGATATTAAAGAAGTATTGGAAGGAAAAGGTCACCAAGTTGATCTTGTAAATAGTGATCAAGAACTTAAAGGATACGATGTTGGTGTAGTTCGTGTCCAAAATGATGGCGATACAGGATTGTATGATTTCCCGATCGTTAGTGTAGAAGGTTCATCTATCGATGAAGTAGTTGCACAAGTAGAACGCTATCTCGAACTATCTAAATAAGCAAT contains:
- a CDS encoding EAL domain-containing protein, yielding MFIFLISVISLFVPFLFLTTLAINVILRNPKHSLHRLTMMVMFTLGLIFLSDFLMHTLEFQYGQLTFTFLGYNLSFLAMTLLIYFFANLSHLRIPRYVVHIMACIPLIGIPLLNVYPYLFNITITQSKYWRVEDRSLSFDLMFIVIALYSLTTLITFVALTYRKMNGSLMYQREKRMMGTIMRGSILAALWLVITFVITSIYKETPYFPIASLPAYSGVILAVTLHIAMHKYNFLAAAERRYKLLFTLSSSGIALMNRNGIAVEANPAFRLLAAVDESEGEIDIFAMIQHEDKHNYRERLKKAFENRTILQNSQVQIRNLTGMTYIVEVNNDFLEIDGELYCYLLVRDITAQQLNEAQLIELAYNDPLTGLSNRFQFNRKLWMAVDKANEDGTKVVVMQIDLDHFKWINDTMGHSAGDILLRHVAQLLQEYVPPHAVVARMGGDEFSIMIELASGEGEQLAIDIANQIIHAFEQQVVIVGKYYRVSCSIGISISPDDGEDSETLLRHADTAMYVAKRSGRNQYHIFTKQLKRLAEKHLLLQQGLENALSLGEFSLVYQPQVDSRTQQVFGVEALLRWSSPDLGIVSPVDFIPIAEQNGTIRQIGEWVMREAAYQAAAWIQAGHTDLQISVNVSASQLSDPNFANKVEAILKETGLPAHLLCLEFTESEAIREEEQILKVCKSIVDMGVVLAVDDFGTGYSSLRTITRFPFQFIKIDRSLIYDIGTNPRNVAVVRSVIELAQQLNMNVIAEGAEMAEQVEMLSQLGCFQIQGYYYGKPMRAKDIERKLYRDLEENTRIDQAL
- a CDS encoding LysR family transcriptional regulator; translation: MTLQQLRYAIEIANCGSMNEAAKRLFISQPSLSNAIKELENELGITIFDRTNRGISISIDGMEFLGYARQIIEQTELIENRYHGKNRTQIHFSVSTQHYAFVVDAFVKLMKQSDVNEYSFHLRETQTYPIIEDVRSLRSDIGILYINERNFKVMNKLFSDGNLKFTPLFNTSPHILIHSRHPLANQETVKMEDLLGFPYITFEQGVNNSLHFSEEMLSIRSNDKSIKVSDRATLSNLLIGTDGYTIGTGILVSELNGHQLISIPVETNETVTIGWIAHKDRQPSEITAQYIELLNDMISQNLLDLNQFLL
- a CDS encoding 5-methyltetrahydropteroyltriglutamate--homocysteine S-methyltransferase; translation: MLNPVIGTKRNKPPFRYDIVGSFLRPDDLKDARLQYEQGEMNAEQLSVIEYAEIAQLVDKQKALGLQVITDGEFHRSWWHLDFFLGIQGTQKIYLNQGTGGQDSKTRTESFQIVDKISFAHHPMLAHFRELQQLAGDHIAKMTIPSPALFHFVEHYNGNDVYSDQEELFADIIKVYQQAIQAFYDAGCRYLQLDDTTWGTLCSGRHRVHLRSRGLDPDQLAEDYVRLINESIAHRPDDMVIALHVCRGNLRSTWFAAGGYEPIAETLFAQAQVDAFFLEYDNERSGGFEPLRFIQDQFVVLGLVTTKHGGLESKEMLKTRIAEAAQVVDLNQLCLSTQCGFASTEEGNMLTEEEQWDKIRLVIETANEVWTQPSS
- a CDS encoding spermidine synthase, with the translated sequence MQLLFQKENQLSVYETNEFYNEKGCFRILQFANEDIQGAIDLQHPDRILFEYPRAMIHLMELNNSEFQDVFVIGHGIGTIASHYPTKSFRIAEIDPLVLELSQTYFHYTLDNVQIGDGRVLLSAENDHQYDYIILDAFTTEGTPQHLISRSFFQMTATKLHDTGYLMINLIGKANHDRIINAIYTTLCEVYICIECFALPAEGTSDTQNMIIIAGHQPIRYQGRHMAGFESKSLGQGYIIEDE
- a CDS encoding YkuS family protein; this translates as MAKIAVEKPFDDIKEVLEGKGHQVDLVNSDQELKGYDVGVVRVQNDGDTGLYDFPIVSVEGSSIDEVVAQVERYLELSK